A single region of the Dehalobacter sp. 12DCB1 genome encodes:
- a CDS encoding PIG-L family deacetylase encodes MKKKYWILLWIIFIFITLAGVKWTLVNSGANQNNSVPSATDYFDVSSDNSADNSSDTLSDTSDMTDNTDRDATDTAGQSNSSGSPSDNPSTTSEPLTDSSFSDQAAIFYVPHPDDEVLNMGAAVLEAQNHYQPVVLVLLTKGAASGAFKEVNDRLAAYALPPITPAEFTEARVRDFYESTRYLGIQTDNIYVYDLPDGQVTPASVREIILTFEAKYPQALHQAMSPGDTHPDHAAGGTALHELQNENLISSCRYIISRPLWDLYPAANITRSVSQENMIQYQNALNAYYVWNPDAGRYSTGILSTSYNFGLAQKILEAHWTW; translated from the coding sequence ATGAAAAAAAAATATTGGATACTGTTATGGATCATCTTTATATTTATCACGCTTGCCGGGGTAAAGTGGACCCTAGTAAACAGTGGAGCTAACCAGAATAATTCGGTCCCCTCGGCAACGGATTATTTTGATGTTTCTTCTGATAATTCAGCGGACAATTCTTCCGATACCCTCTCTGATACTTCAGACATGACTGACAATACCGACAGAGATGCCACTGATACAGCTGGTCAATCTAACTCATCAGGTTCTCCTTCCGACAATCCATCGACCACGTCCGAACCTTTAACAGATTCGTCATTTTCTGATCAGGCGGCTATCTTTTATGTCCCGCATCCGGATGATGAGGTTTTAAACATGGGAGCTGCTGTTCTGGAAGCGCAAAATCACTATCAGCCTGTCGTCCTGGTACTTTTGACCAAAGGTGCAGCAAGCGGCGCATTTAAAGAAGTTAACGACCGGCTCGCGGCATATGCCCTTCCACCTATCACGCCTGCTGAATTCACAGAAGCGCGCGTGCGGGATTTCTATGAATCAACCAGATACCTCGGCATCCAGACGGATAACATTTATGTCTATGACCTTCCAGATGGTCAGGTGACTCCGGCCTCGGTCCGCGAAATTATCCTGACTTTTGAAGCTAAGTATCCGCAAGCGCTTCATCAAGCGATGTCCCCCGGCGATACCCACCCGGATCATGCAGCTGGAGGTACCGCACTTCATGAGCTTCAGAATGAAAACCTCATATCCTCGTGCCGCTATATTATTTCCCGGCCGCTCTGGGATCTCTATCCGGCGGCAAATATAACGAGATCCGTCTCCCAGGAAAACATGATCCAATATCAGAACGCCCTGAATGCTTATTACGTCTGGAACCCGGATGCTGGACGCTACAGTACCGGTATCCTATCAACGAGCTACAATTTCGGCCTAGCCCAAAAAATTTTAGAAGCCCACTGGACTTGGTAG
- a CDS encoding heparan-alpha-glucosaminide N-acetyltransferase domain-containing protein, with amino-acid sequence MKRITNRIKALDFARALSVLLLFLTFVPEGPLYGAYITHAPWFGYTAIDFAFPAFVTLSGTSMAIAYRKHVPWGRLIRRFFVLIIIGLIFNSLVSWEFHLSELRLTGVLQVLAFTGIMTALIARVSGKWFWPFTAGLLILAAYLGILLYTSQSFPDSLPSPDHNLSGMIDPFIFTKSHLYVHGDAGYDPEGICTLFSAITSTLFGYTAGLFLNNKNISRNFLKILALAGVLLLLTPLLSNFIPIGKRLWTPSFVTLSSGATILVLAFAHLIWDPQIPVISKLRAPVYWVFEAIGRNAILLYFGSSMVFSVMHHMILKMNGNTLSVFEFSYNWVKSWSTNPQLGFIAIYTGLWVLLAVLLHWRKLYLTV; translated from the coding sequence ATGAAAAGAATAACGAACCGGATTAAAGCCCTTGATTTTGCGCGGGCTCTGTCCGTACTGCTTTTGTTCCTCACCTTTGTTCCGGAAGGGCCTCTCTACGGGGCCTATATTACGCATGCTCCGTGGTTTGGTTATACCGCCATCGACTTTGCTTTTCCAGCCTTTGTGACACTTTCCGGAACCAGTATGGCGATTGCCTACCGCAAACATGTGCCATGGGGACGACTAATTAGAAGGTTTTTTGTGCTAATTATCATTGGCCTGATTTTTAATTCCCTGGTATCCTGGGAATTTCATCTTTCCGAGCTGCGCTTAACCGGAGTTCTTCAGGTTCTGGCTTTTACCGGAATTATGACAGCTCTGATCGCCAGAGTATCCGGGAAATGGTTCTGGCCATTCACCGCCGGACTACTTATTCTGGCTGCCTATCTTGGCATTCTCTTATATACAAGCCAGTCTTTTCCGGACAGTTTACCTTCGCCGGACCATAATTTATCCGGAATGATTGATCCGTTTATTTTCACAAAGAGCCATCTTTATGTTCACGGCGATGCCGGATATGATCCGGAAGGAATATGTACGCTTTTTTCCGCAATTACCAGCACGCTTTTCGGTTATACGGCAGGTTTGTTTTTGAACAATAAAAACATTAGCCGAAATTTCTTGAAAATCCTGGCTCTGGCTGGTGTTCTTCTGCTGCTTACCCCGCTGCTGTCCAACTTTATCCCAATCGGCAAACGACTCTGGACACCGTCCTTTGTGACGCTGTCATCCGGTGCCACCATTCTTGTTTTGGCCTTTGCCCACTTGATCTGGGACCCGCAGATCCCGGTTATCAGCAAGCTCCGGGCACCTGTCTACTGGGTGTTTGAGGCGATCGGCCGCAATGCGATCCTGCTGTATTTTGGTTCTTCGATGGTATTCTCGGTTATGCATCATATGATCCTGAAAATGAATGGGAATACCCTCTCGGTTTTTGAATTTTCTTATAACTGGGTGAAATCCTGGAGTACCAACCCTCAGCTTGGCTTTATTGCGATTTATACCGGGCTCTGGGTCCTGCTGGCTGTCTTGCTGCACTGGCGTAAGCTTTATCTTACGGTGTGA
- a CDS encoding Gmad2 immunoglobulin-like domain-containing protein, with protein sequence MKVIRNLFVTFMFLALVSLAGCQSQTGPTPEPSPEPEPSAVGTMKAAVYYLKDSNNETYLVREVHEIPKSAGVARAALEELINGTPVTAGAFKVLPADTKILEVNIENGLATIDFSEEVLHANVGASGETLGIASIVNTLTEFPTIKKVQFIVNGKAENGMDWWGHVGLYEQPFARDLSSVYEPAIWVTAPVDGQTITSPLKITGNAQIFEAVVSYRLRDAQGNILAEGNTMAAAGAPGRGDFEASLTFTPSAAGSGQLEVFESSMKDGSDLNKVIIPVKW encoded by the coding sequence ATGAAAGTGATCAGGAATCTCTTCGTTACATTCATGTTTTTGGCTTTAGTGAGCCTGGCAGGGTGTCAGTCGCAGACAGGACCAACTCCGGAGCCTTCTCCTGAGCCTGAACCCTCTGCTGTTGGAACGATGAAAGCAGCGGTCTATTATCTAAAGGATAGTAATAATGAAACATACCTGGTCAGAGAGGTGCATGAGATCCCGAAAAGCGCAGGTGTTGCCCGGGCAGCTCTTGAGGAGCTAATTAACGGTACCCCTGTAACGGCAGGCGCATTTAAGGTACTTCCCGCCGACACGAAAATTTTAGAAGTTAATATTGAAAACGGCTTGGCAACCATTGATTTTTCCGAAGAGGTGCTGCATGCGAACGTTGGTGCCAGCGGCGAAACGCTTGGAATTGCCAGCATTGTCAATACACTGACGGAGTTCCCGACGATCAAAAAAGTTCAGTTTATCGTAAACGGCAAGGCTGAAAACGGCATGGACTGGTGGGGCCACGTCGGTCTTTATGAGCAACCCTTTGCCAGGGATCTCAGCTCGGTCTATGAACCGGCGATCTGGGTTACGGCTCCTGTCGACGGCCAAACCATAACGAGCCCACTGAAGATCACCGGAAATGCCCAAATCTTCGAAGCTGTCGTAAGCTACCGCTTAAGGGATGCACAAGGTAATATTCTGGCAGAAGGCAACACAATGGCGGCAGCAGGGGCACCAGGCCGAGGCGATTTCGAAGCCTCGCTGACATTTACGCCGTCGGCAGCAGGAAGCGGTCAGCTCGAAGTATTCGAGTCCAGCATGAAGGACGGAAGCGATCTGAATAAGGTCATTATTCCTGTTAAATGGTGA
- a CDS encoding aspartyl beta-hydroxylase, with protein MNASDEMKKFFLAGIGAIATTAEKAKEVIDSLIEKGELTVEQGKVINEELKRNLSENLHHHSSARHMEDLLQKVNTLNEEELSVLKEKLAEMEKKNDPN; from the coding sequence ATGAATGCAAGCGATGAAATGAAAAAATTCTTTCTGGCGGGAATTGGGGCAATAGCGACGACGGCCGAAAAAGCTAAGGAAGTCATTGATTCATTAATTGAAAAAGGTGAGCTTACCGTCGAACAAGGCAAAGTCATCAACGAGGAATTAAAACGCAACCTTTCTGAAAATCTACATCATCATTCTTCCGCCCGTCACATGGAGGATCTTCTGCAAAAGGTTAACACGCTCAATGAAGAAGAGCTCTCTGTACTCAAAGAAAAGCTCGCAGAGATGGAGAAAAAGAATGACCCAAACTGA